The nucleotide sequence GAAAATGTTCGCATCGGTAAATATATGGAGTTAATGATTGAGAAAACTGACGGTGACATCGAAAAGAAAGTAGAAGAAATGTGCAACCGTCTATTAGCGAATCCAGTAATTGAAGATTACCGTTACGAAATCGA is from Bacillus tianshenii and encodes:
- the purS gene encoding phosphoribosylformylglycinamidine synthase subunit PurS, giving the protein MFKVKVYVTLKEGVLDPQGNTVKGALHSMEYKEVENVRIGKYMELMIEKTDGDIEKKVEEMCNRLLANPVIEDYRYEIEEVVAQ